ACTGTTTTCCtacaaataaactttaaaattcatatatatataatattgtctTTGCTTTGTCGTTTCAGGTGTCTTCACGGTACTGATTGAGAGGAGTGGACAATGTATGATGTATATGAGTCTATGTCCTATTCAACACGGTACCAATGCGACGAGGGCAATGTAACTCAACTGTCTAATGCGATAATGTGATTTCCAAATCAACTCTACATTTTATAAGCCAGTAACCATAAAAAGATTTGCCTAAAGTCCGAAAGATATTTGGGGAAACAAGACAGTTACACGCAACTACAGATGGAAGTGAAGAGGATACGTTTACAAACTTTATGACATTTGTGTTAAACTTTTGGAAATAACCAAAGAACGTTTTAACGTGCTTTCGTTTAACAATATCAAATACTGGTATATGTTAATCCATAATGGAAAAAATACGATATGAAAATACCAGAATTGCATGTAACATTTCATACACCAATGTGTAAgcaatttatatataaagatgtTTCATAACCATGGTGGTTAACACAACGTGGATGTGCAATAGGGCAGGTTGCaattgtttctaaaaataaaacttattgatttcacatattttgctttgttatacatttattgtGCTTCAGGTAAAACCACATTCAGAAGGGTACACTCATCATCTGTTATCTATAAGACATTCTTCAATTTCACTGAATCGAGAGTAGTAAAGACACCGAAGTTAACATGTTTTTATTATGCCTCTttataaaataagttatttttttcgtCAATATTCAAACGCACGAAAGAACACTACAATGAGCTGCAATGTGTTTGTTTACGATCAATGAAATCATGGAAGTGTAAGTGTAGATAAGAGGTAAATGTttacttttaaaacaaaactactAAACTCcgttaagaaaacaaaaattaaggaATAAAGACACAAAACATAAACTTCAAATTCAATTCCTCAAAAACCTACTGTTACAATATGTGATACACCATACACACAAAGATTCACTCATTATTGAAAAGTTATGGCACTTTTAATGCTAGCCTTATAAAGGGTGCTATAATTTATTTTGCGATTTCATTTATGGTATGTTCCCGGGATGTTTACAATAACACCACAACGCAGAACTCTCCTTTGGTCTTGTAATATGTACCAGGTTACAGGAAGAATGTTAGAagacatatatttaaatgatttatgttAATGACAAAGTGTAGCTAGGAGGGTTATTCACTTATGTTTGAATAGTTTTACTATAGATAATTGAACTTATTATCGGTCTGATCCACTGTTATGCAACATTTTACTCTTGGATGTAAATTTGATAAGTGTTGCCTATTATGCATCATATTATGTATCAAGCTTCGCGACTCCAAGACTACTGGGTCAaggttttgtttttgctttgtTAAAGTTATTGTAATATCTATGATGGGGTAAATGCTATTAATAGCAAATATTGATGGAAATTGCTCTTGTTTTTTTCGAGAAAGTTAAAATGGCATATGATATAAAGTAAGTAAAACAAAACTCTATACGTCATTAGCAATTTACCCAGCAGGGTGTCTTTCCTTGGAAATATGATACATCTTACAAAAAAATGACGGAACAAAATTTTTAATAATGACGCATTAGTTTGGCTAAATGCCGACCCCCTCGTCGTATACCCAAATATATGGCAACTATATTTGTCTCTTTAATAAACTATTAGTAAGATATCAAATAACATTCTACATTCCGATATACAATATTTAGATTTTGATATCAGTAGCATTTGAACGAAAAATATTGCGTGTGTTTAAATCACCGACACTAAACGAAAAACTTTCGGTAATCCTTCTTCAGTTATACAATGTCATTTAGCTGAAATAGcacatatatttgatataatgttTCCAATTATACAAAGGGTATTTTTAAATagttattaaaaaatgaatatcGTGATCCCATTAGTGCAATTACATATTGGAGGATGACATGTGCTTCCATACCAATCATCAAACATTTTTCTTCACTTTTCTCCAAAAGTATATAAGATGCATGCATTggatattacaaaaaaaattgtgtCACTTGAGAAATGGTATCTATATTTAGAAACCACCATTAACACATTTCACATAACACACATATCGATAGAGGTTTGtcatttaatattgtttttctcaTTCTTGTTccattttaaattcaatatatttatGTCTGAAACTACGTAATAAGTTACATTTGCGTAGTTTGTGCCTGGTTTAGCATTAAGTGCCAATGTAACAAAGATTATATCAAACACTTTATTTGATATCATATGATAAATGTGAATAAGAAAGTGGCGGAAATGGATTCCCAATGAGTGAAAAAGTTCTTTTGATCCTACGTTTCAACTGTTACGACTAAAGGTATTCGCCATGCGGGGGAACCTTCAAACCCCTGGTGGATCAATCAGAGATCATCAAACACCATCTCGTCAATTAGCATGTATTATTGTTCATTCTTTGTATAAATCtgatttaaaacaaagatatatgaCAGGTGTAACTGATACCTTCCTTGTGTTGCCGCAGCGTGTTGGCCAGGTGGTTTACCTGCCATTAACCACACAGAGATCTACGAAATACCCCACCTAGGGATATAGGAAGGTATATAAAGGCTCCATCGGGGGAATTAGATTAATTTTTACATTGACGCTGCATGATTAACTATCGAACTTGTCTATATCTATTACATTACAACAAGTGAAATGGAGAACGTAGCTACTGGAAACGCATGTGAAAGGATAAGCAATGCATTGGTGATATTGAGGAGTGAAATGGTAAATATACAAAGTAATTGCATTTCATCCGAAAATGAATCATTGTGACATTTTAACTATTTCTTGTATTTCTATACCTTCAAATGAGAATTGAAATGTTTATACTATAATTGCAGCTTGAACTCAGACAACAAGATGTCCAGTTGATGGACCAGCTGTTGAGCATCAACAACAATATCAAGACGCTGACCAGGCGAAGAATGAACCCAAACAGGCAGACGAAAAAGAAATATTCCTCGGTTAAAGGAAGACGGAAATTCATCAATCTGAATGAATCCATCCCAGAGGAGGATTCTAGTTCAGCGGACTCCGACAGTGACGTCAGCATTTCAAGTAACGACAATGACATGTGATATAGGAGACGACAGTTCAAATGAATCAATCTCCTAAAGATAACGAGTTTGATGCCTTCGGAGAAAACAGATCAGAACTACCAACTGACCTTTTGGAGGTAAgcgttttattgcaataaaataaagtaaataatttcatataGATCAATAACCACCATGTATAGTTAATCTATAAGCAAATGAATCATATTTAacgaaaatgatttatttctgtATATTACAAAAGTTcgattatttttatcatttcaggttTCAACTGCCACTGAACTGTACTCGGCGGACACCCTGACAATCTATAGGGCCTGTTCTTTAACTGACCACTCAGTGTTTCCTGTTGCAGGGAATTCGGACAACGAAACATCACCGCAAAGTGTGTTAAACATTATGTGGAATTGAAATAACAGTCTCCTATCAAGCGATGTGTTCAGCACTTGACTTGACATCCACACGGGAAAGAAGACATAACTATAACAGGTCCCTGGACTATTTTTTGCTACCTGTTTTATACATGTCAGACAATACATACTGTCACAGTGAAGGAACTCAATAACATAACATTTGAATGTGTAGCAAGAGAAAAGTTTCATAGAACAAAATACGACATTTGGAATGATATTATTTCGAATATTCCAATTAATTGTTCTTCTCTTCAAGAAAGTAGAATCTTTCAcaaatgtaatgaaatattttgcttaACTATGGAAATGTGTTTCAACAAAAATCTAACGATGAATTCTTGGTTAAAATCATGTGCAATAGGGAAAGTTGCaatttttaatacaaaataagaataatttattttatatctatatttgtttgtctttatTATATGCACATAACCAAACCTTTATGTCAATCATACGATTAAAATTGAGACACAGAAAGTTTGATTGAAAATGTCTGTTCTGATTATTTTTCAcataatattattgaaaatgtaatttagGGTCATGGCATTGACACTTATTACAATGATAAAAGTTGTAAACGgatatttttatttgtcttGACATATTAGAACCAGTTGTCATCACAGAAACAATATAATGGAGGCGCATAGTTCAATGGTACAGTATACCAGAACAGTTAGTATTTGTATGAGTTGTGTCTCAGTGATGTGCTAAAAGacataacatattttaaaaataacttttcaTATTGAATCCGATTAGTACAGTATGGCTTATATGTGATATGTACTGTAATGTCATATAACACATTTATAAGAATGCGACataaagataagaaaatatGTCTATCGAAATGACAAAAAAACTAGGACGTTTCTGTTCATATGGCTGTTTCTTGGTAGTTATGAattttttaaaggcccactacctttccgaaacggcttttaatttttaaaatgggaatgtataacaagatcgataattttgtagagtcttaaaaatttattaacttaccgttaatactacatttatcatcaccttctgaacgatttgattaaaatagataaaatgtttattttcataatgcggTTCGTATACCGCGCGGtaattgactatcactgcgccagacggcaaaacagcgaattgacttaCGACtgttcatatattacgcaggaaatcttgcatatgtttggtgtcgtaaccttattttaggtcattttctgatgttattaatgtttttaagaaagcTTTATATTTTGTTCCGGAAAGGTACTGGgcttttaaacatttatcattaaacaaatatcattataacaGCTGTTAGCTACATAAATATGTATCTACCGAAGCTGTGGTACTGAGTCACACATTTGagatgaaattacaaattacttacattttgaaattcagttaaacaaaataatatataaagcGCTCTTTTCTtacgtttttttttcaaaaaacacacaatatcaaaacaacaataacaaaaaacaaacacagtgaTTCATTTGCATAAACATATATGCGTAAtcattttaaaagaataattaGCTCAGCAGGGTGTCATCCACCAAGAAACATGATACTAttataacatcaaatattaatAATGCTTATTAATGACGTATTGTTCTGGCGAATAGCCGACCCCTTCAACGCATTCCGGGAGATAACAACAAAGATGGCTATATTTGGAATAATAAACATTGGATCATGTAACCAATATTGTATTTCCAATTACAACGTATAGGgcttaaaaatatataataaaattatatatttcatcaattatATGCATAAAAGTTTATATGCATATGCCCTGTGTGGAAATTCTTTGTGAAATGCGGAATATCGCACGAATTTTGAATAAAAGATGAATCTTATTTTCAACCATAGCTC
The nucleotide sequence above comes from Argopecten irradians isolate NY chromosome 1, Ai_NY, whole genome shotgun sequence. Encoded proteins:
- the LOC138333771 gene encoding uncharacterized protein, with the protein product MENVATGNACERISNALVILRSEMLELRQQDVQLMDQLLSINNNIKTLTRRRMNPNRQTKKKYSSVKGRRKFINLNESIPEEDSSSADSDSDVSISSNDNDM